A DNA window from Drosophila virilis strain 15010-1051.87 chromosome 4, Dvir_AGI_RSII-ME, whole genome shotgun sequence contains the following coding sequences:
- the Charon gene encoding uncharacterized protein Charon encodes MMKKVLLTKSQHVRVSTPDIMKKAPNGATTPPIISSSSVRIMHMPTNVITNTYMQRKSFQSIYEDIFKLLMRLPDKALQQRVIDAINGRNDKSAILNPNQCKQCSINEQQQKTLKVNASTQTEILETKETKKLEIDKHIQSVKSVKEQECPNETKSAVTSSPDNEIPKEKMPRKRGRKRNTCVPQVVKRSTAQMALQEREEKQLTPLPPQKKKKVDNSEPSPFASPTTQGNPMERRDSIMSNISNLSDINVLEICNQMENYINNDNERIILLMMEKEFLRAEEMSAEGLLPIHDAMLAGDVQCLQRQVYVWTKLKGNKDFNEILSADGEDCLQLALINDCDPEIVRVVLNAGVLPNHIYEDANTALHIAIINNIQLESLRELMQRIDLNLLLQINDDGYTALHIAVRHNRYRMAEIICDTIDERQLGATIYRRASEEVKETNVEANNKCDEKTFAKYYERACDRLEHNKQKLLRRQLKHEILNATEARAGNASLFYAVEGELEHLCYFLLAHLANPDEENLSGHSPKSFHYEYARVLRINLKVSRIMDKVNGILNGKTR; translated from the exons ATGATGAAGAAAGTGTTATTAACGAAATCGCAGCACGTTCGTGTGTCTACGCCAGATATTATGAAAAAAGCACCAAACGGTGCCACAACTCCGCCCATAATCAGTTCTTCGAGCGTGCGTATTATGCATATGCCAACCAATGTTATCACCAACACATATATGCAGCGCAAATCCTTTCAGTCCATATACGAGGATATATTCAAGTTGCTTATGCGCCTGCCCGACAAGGCCCTGCAGCAGCGCGTAATTGACGCTATCAACGGTCGTAATGATAAGTCGGCTATCTTGAATCCTAATCAGTGTAAACAATGCTCTAtaaatgaacaacaacaaaagacgCTCAAAGTGAATGCGTCGACGCAAACCGAAATATTAGAGACTAAAGAGACTAAAAAATTAGAAATTGATAAACATATACAATCTGTGAAATCTGTTAAAGAACAAGAATGCCCCAACGAAACAAAATCAGCTGTCACAAGCAGCCCAGACAATGAGATCCCCAAGGAAAAAATGCCACGAAAACGCGGACGCAAACGGAATACATGTGTGCCGCAGGTGGTCAAACGATCGACAGCCCAAATGGCGTTGCAGGAGCGCGAGGAGAAACAACTGACGCCGTTGCCGCcgcaaaaaaagaagaaagtcgACAATTCC GAGCCCAGCCCTTTTGCCAGCCCCACGACCCAGGGGAATCCCATGGAACGTCGAGATTCAATCATGTCCAATATATCCAATCTTAGTGACATCAATGTGCTCGAGATATGCAATCAAATGGAGAATTACATCAACAATGACAATGAACGCATCATTTTATTGATGATGGAAAAAGAGTTCTTACGAGCTGAAGAAATGTCCGCGGAGGGTTTGCT GCCCATACACGATGCCATGTTAGCTGGAGATGTTCAGTGCCTGCAGCGGCAGGTTTATGTGTGGACCAAGTTGAAGGGCAACAAGGATTTCAATGAAATACTCAGCGCCGATGGTGAGGATTGTCTGCAGCTGGCGCTCATCAATGACTGCGATCCAGAAATTGTTCGAGTCGTGCTAAATGCCGGCGTGTTGCCCAATCATATCTATGAGGATGCCAATACGGCTCTGCACATAGccattataaataatatacagtTGGAGTCGCTGCGGGAGCTGATGCAGCGTATTGATCTTAACCTGCTGCTGCAAATCAACGATGATGGCTACACAGCGCTCCACATTGCTGTGCGGCACAATCGCTACAGAATGGCTGAGATTATATGCGACACCATCGATGAGAGACAGCTGGGTGCAACCATCTATAGGCGTGCATCCGAAGAAGTGAAGGAAACAAATGTGGAAGCCAATAATAAATGTGATGAGAAAACGTTTGCTAAATACTATGAGCGCGCCTGCGACAGATTGGAGCACAACAAGCAGAAGCTGCTGAGACGCCAGCTGAAGCACGAGATACTCAATGCCACCGAAGCGCGTGCGGGCAATGCAAGTTTGTTTTATGCCGTTGAAGGCGAGCTTGAACATTTGTGTTACTTTCTCCTGGCTCATCTGGCCAATCCCGATGAGGAGAACCTCAGCGGGCATAGCCCTAAATCGTTTCATTATGAATATGCTCGTGTCTTGCGCATTAATTTAAAAGTCTCTCGTATCATGGATAAGGTTAATGGCATTCTAAATGGCAAAACTAGATGA
- the LOC6627324 gene encoding zinc finger matrin-type protein 5, with protein MGGKSYYCDYCCCYMKNDLNVRKLHNAGASHTAAKATYLRRFEDPRKILAAERNKRPCKRFFAGYCRFEQLCNFRHYTDKQMEQLEKIVIQLKKKTSKKQRNPQKTKRNLPPSLQPLDLTQLKQTNWDLSWG; from the exons atggGCGGCAAAAGCTATTATTGTGATTACTGCTGTTGCTATATGAAAAATGACCTAAATGTGCGCAAGCTGCACAATGCGGGTGCTTCGCACACCGCTGCGAAGGCAACCTACCTGCGTCGCTTTGAGG ATCCGCGCAAAATATTGGCAGCGGAGCGCAATAAACGGCCCTGCAAGCGTTTCTTTGCTGGCTATTGTAGATTCGAACAGCTCTGCAATTTCCGGCATTACACAGACAAGCAAATGGAGCAGCTCGAGAAAATAG tgattcaattaaaaaagaaaacctctaagaagcaaaggaacccgcagaaaacaaaacgcaaTTTGCCGCCCTCTCTGCAACCCCTAGACTTGACGCAGcttaagcaaacaaattggGACTTAAGTTGGggctaa
- the cnir gene encoding protein cornichon homolog 4: protein MFLPETAVFCITLLVYGAILLLLIYYVLTLADLECDYLNAQECCRRLNFWVIPKFGSHALLCALLLISGHWVMFLLNLPMVVWLFYELHRQRRDSLGVYDPVDIHSRGLLKVHLRNCMIYLGFYFVMFFVGLYCLISSLIKGDPIKRHEDDEIITGF from the exons ATGTTTTTGCCCGAAACAGCTGTGTTCTGCATAACATTGCTAGTATATGGCGCCATACTATTGCTATTAATTTACTAT GTGCTAACGCTGGCGGACTTGGAGTGCGACTATTTAAATGCACAGGAATGCTGTCGTCGCCTCAACTTTTGGGTCATACCCAAATTCGGCTCACACGCGCTGCTCTGCGCCCTGCTGCTAATCTCCGG tCATTGGGTGATGTTTCTGCTCAATTTGCCCATGGTCGTGTGGCTGTTCTATGAGCTGCATCGGCAACGTCGCGACAGCCTGGGCGTCTACGATCCCGTGGATATACACAGTCGCGGCCTGCTGAAGGTGCATTTAAGGAATTGCATGATTTATCTGGGCTTCTACTTTGTCATGTTCTTTGTGGGCCTCTATTG CTTGATTTCATCGCTGATCAAGGGTGATCCCATCAAGCGACACGAGGATGATGAAATTATCACGGGCTTCTAA
- the LOC6627322 gene encoding uncharacterized protein — MDFVERELVEIRANCEKQIASSKIISCSATLVRVDLLPDRPNRTMTVCLRFPEDYPKSSAILVELKSRVYSDKLLAELTRLMDDYAREHLGTAQALLVLSFAQQYLLDNPLCVCLDEIKQLRMDIKGVENSQNVASQLKLRQRTSCVELIARGGSYVYRVTAAVPDSYPNQCVELRGQESNLPTVLVRYLNGQSREIARQCVEPPLRLSKEELAHFRPVRSLYRTLKFCLEATRDFHQELCPICNSTVLQAQPESMVLDEHADAFVERVYCGHLFHQGCLKLYLSEPPFPKGGKLCPAKRRHPRSDAQTYMGKGATAAATSAASGSQKKLDGAVCGIKLAHDRWVVNVKTAEARWAQKQARQRELEEVVDFLQ; from the coding sequence ATGGATTTCGTCGAGCGCGAATTGGTCGAAATACGCGCAAATTGTGAGAAACAAATAGCCAGCAGCAAAATAATTAGCTGCAGTGCTACGCTAGTGCGTGTCGACCTGCTGCCAGATAGACCCAATCGCACCATGACCGTTTGTTTACGCTTTCCCGAGGATTATCCAAAGAGCTCAGCCATTTTGGTGGAGCTCAAGAGTCGTGTGTATTCCGACAAATTGCTCGCGGAGCTCACACGGCTAATGGACGACTATGCAAGGGAGCATTTGGGAACAGCGCAAGCTTTGCTTGTATTGAGTTTTGCACAGCAATACTTGTTGGACAATCCGCTGTGCGTGTGCCTGGACGAGATCAAGCAGCTGCGCATGGATATAAAAGGCGTAGAGAACtcacaaaatgttgccagtCAGCTAAAGCTTCGACAGCGCACAAGTTGCGTGGAATTAATTGCCCGTGGCGGCAGTTACGTCTATCGCGTGACAGCCGCCGTGCCCGACTCCTATCCCAACCAGTGCGTGGAACTGCGTGGCCAGGAGTCAAATCTGCCCACTGTCCTCGTGCGTTATCTGAATGGACAGTCCCGGGAGATAGCACGCCAATGCGTTGAGCCACCGTTGCGTCTCAGCAAGGAGGAGCTGGCGCACTTTCGACCCGTGCGTAGTCTCTACCGTACGCTGAAGTTTTGCCTGGAGGCTACACGGGATTTTCATCAGGAATTGTGTCCGATTTGTAATAGTACCGTGCTGCAGGCACAACCAGAGTCTATGGTGCTGGACGAGCATGCGGATGCGTTTGTCGAGCGTGTCTACTGCGGCCATCTCTTTCATCAGGGCTGCCTGAAGTTGTACCTGTCCGAGCCACCGTTTCCCAAAGGCGGTAAACTGTGTCCGGCCAAGCGCCGACATCCGCGCTCCGATGCACAAACCTACATGGGCAAGGGAGCCACTGCAGCAGCCACGTCCGCAGCAAGCGGCAGTCAGAAGAAACTGGATGGCGCCGTCTGTGGCATAAAGCTAGCCCATGACCGTTGGGTGGTGAATGTGAAGACGGCCGAGGCGCGTTGGGCACAAAAACAAGCACGCCAACGCGAACTGGAGGAGGTTGTCGACTTTCTGCAGTAA
- the SerRS gene encoding serine--tRNA ligase, cytoplasmic, which yields MVLDLDLFRSDKGGNPDAVRDNQKKRFKDVALVETVIEKDTEWRQRRHRADNLNKVKNVCSKVIGEKMKKKEPVGSEGEEVPAAIRTDLTQVTADTLQPLTVNQIKQLRLLIDDAMTENQKALELAEQTRNTALREVGNHLHESVPVSNDEDENRVERTFGDCQKRGKYSHVDLIVMIDGMNAEKGAVVSGGRGYFLTGAAVFLEQALIQHALHLLYARDYVPLYTPFFMRKEVMQEVAQLSQFDEELYKVVGKGSERAEESGTDEKYLIATSEQPIAAYHRDEWLPEASLPIKYAGLSTCFRQEVGSHGRDTRGIFRVHQFEKVEQFVLTSPHDNKSWEMMDEMIGNAEQFCQSLGIPYRVVNIVSGALNHAASKKLDLEAWFGGSGAYRELVSCSNCLDYQARRLLVRYGQTKKMNAAVDYVHMLNATMCAATRVICAILETHQTETGVKVPEPLKKFMPSKYQDEIPFVKPAPIDLEQAAADKQKTKKEKTKKDPAAA from the coding sequence ATGGTTTTGGATTTAGATTTGTTTCGTAGCGACAAGGGTGGCAATCCCGATGCGGTGCGCGATAATCAAAAGAAACGCTTCAAAGATGTCGCCCTGGTTGAGACAGTCATCGAAAAGGACACGGAATGGCGTCAGCGACGTCATCGCGCCGACAACCTGAACAAGGTAAAGAATGTCTGCAGCAAGGTAATTGGCGagaaaatgaagaagaaggAGCCTGTCGGTTCCGAGGGCGAGGAGGTGCCAGCCGCTATCCGCACCGATCTGACTCAGGTCACAGCCGACACGCTGCAGCCGCTGACGGTTAATCAAATCAAACAGCTGCGCTTACTCATCGACGATGCGATGACTGAAAACCAGAAAGCATTGGAGCTGGCCGAGCAAACACGTAATACGGCGCTGCGCGAGGTTGGCAATCATTTGCACGAATCTGTGCCAGTTTCCAACGACGAGGATGAAAACCGCGTAGAGCGCACCTTTGGCGATTGCCAGAAGCGCGGCAAGTACTCGCATGTGGATCTCATTGTGATGATCGACGGCATGAATGCCGAGAAGGGCGCCGTGGTATCGGGTGGACGCGGCTACTTCTTAACAGGCGCAGCGGTGTTCCTGGAGCAGGCCCTAATACAACATGCTCTGCATCTGCTTTATGCACGTGACTATGTGCCGCTGTACACACCCTTCTTTATGCGCAAGGAGGTTATGCAGGAAGTGGCCCAACTGTCGCAGTTCGATGAGGAGCTCTACAAGGTTGTGGGCAAGGGCAGCGAACGTGCCGAGGAGAGCGGCACTGATGAGAAATACCTGATAGCCACCTCTGAGCAGCCCATTGCGGCCTATCATCGCGATGAGTGGCTGCCGGAGGCATCATTGCCAATCAAATACGCCGGCCTGTCCACTTGTTTCCGTCAGGAGGTGGGCTCACATGGACGGGACACGCGCGGCATCTTCCGTGTGCATCAGTTCGAGAAGGTCGAACAGTTTGTGTTGACCTCGCCGCACGACAACAAATCCTGGGAAATGATGGACGAAATGATTGGCAATGCCGAGCAGTTCTGCCAATCGCTGGGCATTCCCTACCGTGTGGTCAACATCGTGTCCGGTGCGCTCAATCATGCTGCCTCTAAGAAACTCGATCTGGAGGCCTGGTTTGGCGGCAGTGGCGCCTACAGAGAGCTGGTCTCTTGTTCCAATTGCCTCGACTATCAGGCTCGTCGTCTCCTCGTGCGCTATGGCCAAACGAAGAAGATGAACGCCGCCGTCGACTACGTGCACATGCTAAACGCCACAATGTGCGCGGCGACACGTGTCATTTGCGCCATACTCGAAACCCATCAGACTGAGACAGGCGTCAAGGTGCCCGAGCCTCTTAAGAAATTCATGCCGAGCAAGTATCAGGACGAGATTCCGTTTGTCAAGCCAGCACCAATCGATCTGGAACAGGCCGCTGCCGACAAGCAGAAAACGAAGAAAGAGAAGACCAAGAAGGATCCGGCTGCTGCCTAA
- the LOC6627320 gene encoding trichohyalin produces MSLQKRREKLNKPTRWDRIRKRHLNANPLGLKTDAVRRFIEVDYIGKRQSQLLIHGEPQHQLNPSVIMDMRHEMFSQIPRKLPLATVAHGSTLDATKAHNLDVEQRYVNNQLQKFRQQLARQHPRVQERQIRVRPTKPDFKLNHGPLMESLSQAAQHIDNFYKTPVDALGQAAQLCSIRKQLATTTLLRQLEPEQEAGADIEHIWLERVELKQDEQLELREELDMLEYRKFVKQVQLDESKAQLQQRCRTPSPLLTTEEMFRPMRAAAERQMLHVRTIRHEEELQQQQQPAEQPQLQRESSTCSNTSEGIDSVISDLAEEALYELQLEAAEQEKLQLDIELVVPVEAPVKLVKFQLPETAKTPTEPAASSVAEPEPEPLLIRRIELPKVVLVPKPETQLCSSSSSSSDDDNPTAVPPEKQRIIEQLFQARSNTDLNLMRKYFLRWIHYTTMEKIEREPGKTHINRVTKINAFLDKLRQEKRRQRENKRPSTPNDAEKIAKKTLEQREEAIKMAKQFKNKLKVQQDIIDLQRIKLERQERLIMQLKLHKLSDEAKEAREDLKQELKTVIRCGDPKAKAKAKCLQLIGSLRDAEDEELERLQGKALLQPRFLRHMQERALERSVRHEQARQRRAQAEAEREAAKLAMEEAKRQEDEEAKRLRMEVLKEKRRQEKMAKVLKERERQRFIENQRKALEFSRRLLLRRIGMEGFKRLLQRKRDNLVKCEEFCRHLYKRKFFVEWQKYTACRQREKRFRAELCYEKALKRRAVNAWRLYIQEERNKMLVAIDWHALHAMEHWFGRWLNYTTGCRLVEDTKLRQAISHHEWHLKWKVLDCWQRLPQILRLEKETEERRQRWRMKIWELLPDYKPREDSLW; encoded by the exons atgTCGTTACAAAAACGTCGCGAAAAACTGAATAAGCCCACGCGCTGGGATCGCATACGCAAACGTCATCTAAATGCGAATCCGCTGGGCCTTAAAACGGATGCAGTGCGTCGTTTCATTGAGGTGGACTATATTGGCAAACGGCAATCCCAGCTGCTTATTCACGGTGAGCCGCAACATCAACTCAATCCGAGCGTTATAATGGATATGCGTCATGAGATG TTCTCTCAGATACCACGCAAGCTGCCATTGGCCACAGTGGCGCATGGCAGCACACTGGACGCGACCAAGGCGCATAATCTGGATGTGGAACAGCGTTATGTTAACAATCAGCTGCAAAAGTTTCGCCAGCAACTGGCCAGACAACATCCGCGCGTGCAGGAGCGGCAGATACGTGTGCGGCCCACAAAGCCGGACTTTAAGCTCAACCATGGCCCCTTAATGGAGAGTCTGTCGCAGGCGGCGCAACACATTGACAATTTTTATAAGACGCCCGTCGACGCACTGGGTCAGGCCGCGCAGCTGTGCTCCATACGCAAACAGCTGGCGACGACAACGCTGCTGCGACAGCTGGAGCCGGAGCAAGAGGCGGGCGCGGACATAGAACACATCTGGCTGGAACGTGTGGAGTTGAAGCAGGAcgagcagctggagctgcgcGAAGAGCTGGACATGCTGGAGTATCGTAAGTTTGTCAAGCAGGTGCAGCTGGACGAGAGCAAGGCGCAGCTACAACAACGCTGTCGCACGCCAAGTCCTCTCCTAACCACCGAGGAAATGTTCAGGCCCATGCGCGCCGCTGCCGAGCGTCAGATGCTGCACGTGCGCACAATACGTCACGAGGAggaactgcagcagcagcagcagccggccgAGCAGCCACAGCTGCAGCGTGAATCTTCCACCTGCTCCAATACCAGCGAGGGCATTGATTCTGTCATATCGGATCTGGCCGAGGAAGCATTATATGAGCTGCAACTGGAAGCAGCTGAGCAGGAAAAGTTGCAACTGGACATAGAGCTGGTTGTGCCAGTTGAAGCGCCCGTGAAGCTCGTGAAATTCCAGCTGCCCGAGACAGCGAAGACACCAACCGAACCGGCAGCCTCATCCGTggcggagccggagccggagccgttGCTTATACGCCGCATTGAATTACCGAAAGTGGTCCTCGTGCCCAAGCCAGAAACGCAGCTgtgcagcagtagcagcagcagctcagaCGATGACAATCCGACGGCTGTGCCACCTGAGAAGCAACGGATTATTGAGCAATTGTTCCAGGCACGCAGCAATACGGATCTGAATCTTATGCGCAAGTACTTTCTCAGGTGGATACATTATACTACCATGGAGAAGATCGAACGGGAGCCGGGCAAAACGCACATCAATCGTGTTaccaaaataaatgcatttctaGACAAGCTCAGGCAGGAGAAGAGGCGTCAGCGTGAAAACAAACGGCCTTCGACGCCAAACGATGCGGAGAAAATAGCGAAAAAGACGCTGGAGCAGCGCGAAGAAGCCATCAAAATGGCCAAGCAGTTTAAGAATAA GCTAAAGGTGCAGCAGGACATCATAGATTTGCAGCGCATCAAGCTGGAGCGTCAGGAGCGTCTTATTATGCAGCTGAAGCTGCATAAGCTCAGCGACGAGGCAAAAGAGGCACGCGAGGATCTTAAGCAGGAATTGAAAACCGTCATACGCTGTGGCGATCCCAAGGCAAAGGCCAAGGCCAAGTGCCTGCAGCTGATAGGCAGTCTGCGCGATGCCGAGGACGAGGAACTGGAACGGCTGCAGGGAAaggcgctgctgcagccacGCTTTCTGCGGCACATGCAAGAGCGCGCCCTAGAGCGTAGTGTGCGACATGAGCAGGCGCGTCAGCGTCGCGCCCAGGCGGAGGCTGAGCGCGAGGCAGCCAAGCTGGCCATGGAGGAGGCCAAG CGCCAGGAGGATGAGGAGGCCAAACGGTTGCGCATGGAGGTGCTGAAGGAGAAGCGCCGCCAGGAGAAAATGGCTAAGGTGCTGAAGGAGCGGGAACGTCAGCGATTCATTGAGAATCAACGCAAGGCTCTGGAGTTCAGTCGTCGCCTGCTATTGCGTCGCATTGGCATGGAGGGCTTCAAGCGTTTGCTACAGCGCAAGCGCGACAATCTGGTCAAGTGCGAGGAATTCTGTCGGCATCTATATAAGCGGAAGTTCTTTGTCGAATGGCAAAAATATACGGCATGCCGACAACGGGAGAAGCGCTTCCGTGCGGAACTGTGCTACGAGAAGGCGTTGAAGCGACGGGCCGTAAATGCCTGGCGGCTCTATATCCAGGAGGAGCGCAACAAGATGCTGGTGGCCATTGACTGGCATGCCCTGCATGCCATGGAGCACTGGTTTGGACGCTGGCTTAACTACACAACCGGCTGTCGCTTGGTTGAGGACACCAAGCTGCGACAGGCCATCTCTCATCACGAGTG GCACCTGAAATGGAAGGTCCTGGATTGTTGGCAACGACTGCCGCAAATTTTACGCTTGGAAAAGGAGACGGAAGAGCGTCGCCAGCGTTGGCGCATGAAAATTTGGGAGCTGCTGCCCGATTACAAGCCCAGGGAGGACAGCTTGTGGTag